tagtaacagggtacctcacagtggccccagtagtaacagggtaccccacagtggccccagtagtaatagcgacccccacagtggccccagtagtaatagcgacccccacagtggctgcagtagtaatagcgacccccacagtaatatataccccctcactAGCAATAACCGCTTAGCAACATCATCCCCagtgcaatattaacccccccagcagcccccccctCTGCTCAcgatgatcccggtgcacactgtgacgtcagtgtatgTGCTGGGcatgcttcctccctgagtcctctcctgctgaactgaagagcagggaacTCAGGGGAAGAGGATCCcgactgcacactgatgtcagtgtgcgcagggaacagcggtaatagcgcgattaccagcggggagctgcggcaccccagctcgtaatcgcttcagtggtgagcgtcgtcggcacgccacgggccacataacatgaggcagcaggccggattcggcccatgggccttgtgtttgacacatgtgatctaAAGGTTCCcttacacaggactactataggttacataagcgcccaacagccattcCATGAACAGCTGcccaactatcgctcctgtgctttacaagcattgatagtcgttctgtgaatggaggctgagtggttgaagatcatgctgacccgccgcctccattcacagtaaacaggcagtcatgcattgttgaacgattgcctgtttatacggccgatagtcgcttggtttttagttctgctaagtgactctgaccagtgatcgatttctcgctccatacccagtacacgggacggctattgcctgaatttgctgcttccagcgataattgccccgtgtaaggGTAACTTCACTCATGTACTGTCCTCTTCATGTATGACCCACAGGGAGATGTTTATTAGCTTACGACTACATTACCGTGCACAGGGGCTGTCGAGACACCCCTTCCGCTGTAGAAGTTCATCGAAGTCTCCGCAGTTGATGTACTCCATTCCGAGCAGCACCAGGTCCTGCCATACAGAAGAGCGATACAAGAATGTGAATGTCTAGGATCAAGTTACCAAATGATTGCAGCGTCTTCATTCTATACAGACAGGAAcgatcagaggttgatccagggattattctgaccgccattatggagtcaggaagggattttccccccgaaagggctaattggtttctgcctcttggggttatttgccttcctctggatcaacaaggctgacctagatggacattctcttcattcagcctcacatactatgttactatgttatacggAGGCCATTCTCAGTTATTTCTCCATCATAGATGTAGACTATATGACAACGGGGGGGATGGGACAGTTACATGTATGATGGATCAGTAAGCTTAGTACTGGTGATAATAAGGCTGCAGCCCGGCACCAGACACAGGAGAGGTGTAGCTTATACCTCATACAGCAGGCGTTCTCCATCTACTGAATATTCACTAATAATCTACATATAAGAATCATGTAGAAGAAATGATTTTTCACGTAGGTTTTCATGTTTGCATCATAGAGAAGACGCCATCTCAGTCGCAGTGGCATCCATAGACTATTTACAAACCGTTTGTCTACATTCACAGATTTTTTACACAAAATccttttccctttaacccctgaaggaccgcccacttttcattttttattctcacttcttcatccctatttcaatacatacatttttttcgccatatgagggcttcttatTCTGCGAGACGGGTtgtgtttttaatggtatcatttagtctactatataatgtatgggaacatttttacatttgtaaGTGTGGTGAAATGATAAAACGCACTGACGCCATTATCCTGCAGATCTTACTTTGACACAACGTTATTCTGTAGGTCGGTACGATAATGGCGATTAGCAcgcttatatagtttttattaagttttactacttttaacctgAAATATTAAATTTTCGAAATTCTTGGCACCAGAGGGatattaatttaatttcttttatgaCAACCAATCTGTACTgatctttcattggctgcagttgtcatgtgatttcctgtgacatcatctgtcacaacaatcccCGGAAATGCAGCGGGCTCCAGGGCTGGATCCCAGAggctgcagaggggtaagtatatctcattttattattttaatacagggggtcttattgcagagttgtccagtaactgggcaacccctttaatttcaagtgaCACAAGCTGCCGTTTAGCATGCTATGTGAGAGACAGTTACAAACTAATTACAATGAGAGCAGCCTGTATtgtagaaaggggggggggggtctgcagaCCCCCAGCCTATGGGGCTTAGTTGCAACAGCAACAATTCAATACCAtgatgccctgaaaataagaccttgtcttatatacatttttgttcCTAAaacaggcacagggtcttattttcaggggatgtcttagtaATACTAAGCTAGTAGCCGTGGTCCGGGTTCCTCCCGCTAATTTGCAAAGTTCCGTAGCTCCGccgggcttcctgcactccttggCCGCCGACAGATCATCATTTCCTGGCTGCAGCGTTCCtaaatcccaccttcaggaagcaatggctctgattagccagcgagcactgctgtcagccaatcactgcagtgctctctGAACCAACGTGACGGCTGGTGAGTTCCGATGCTGCGGAATTGTTACGGAATTTCAGCTACAGAATGTGCACCGACATTCCCCAACAATGTGCAGTACAATGTAAATGAGAGggcttttaacaaaccccattcactaacaaTGGACACAACCTGCAGTGGAGGATAGTCATGCAGCATGCGTCATCTGTCACAGAAAAGGGATGGATcttcattgtggatttcattcAAGGTAATGAGTGACGTCCGCAGTGAAAATCAGCAGATTGGCCCCCGATGTTTGCACATACCCCTGTGGTTTGCTTCtatgtttgtatttgtttttaaGTGGTTCAATTTGTGTCTCTAGAATTCTGATTAGAGTTCTTGCACGTGTAGCACCCAGTTTTTGGTATTTTCGGTTGTGCTTGTTACTGTTGTTCACCTTGACATCCATAGACTCCCGGCTCCTATATCCCTGTACAGATATACTAGGACATTAATAAGCATAGCATTGTACACCTACAAACTGAATAGCAGGCATTCATTATAATAAAGGTATTGTATATTTAATGGCCGCTCAGTGGAAAGTGGGGCCCATTGTGACTATTGCTATGTCAGCCCAAGATCTCGGTGTATGGAAATGTCTTACTGTTGCACAGCTCACAGATACTTTGTATCACTACAGCATCAGGTACATATACTGGTGTTTGTTCATTTGGAAGTAGTCATAAATGTACCTTTGTCTGGAAAGCAAATTGTCCATGTAGAAGAAAGGGGCTGCCAGATGCAAGTTGTAGCACCCGCCGCTCCACCATCACGCGGTCCTCTCCTTCGGTAAGCAGGCTTCTCTTGGCGATGACTTTCACAGCAAACTTCTGCCGAGTAgagttgtcttctgccagcaccaccTAGAAAAATAGTCATTTATGAAGATTCTTTAAAGAggacaaatagagcaaaaatccgAAACTAATCTGAAGGTTGGATTCACAGTGCAGGTTTGCAGTGCGGATTCTTCAGCGCAGCTCCATAGcaatctacagtacaatgcatctggatggagatctgtgtaacagtagggaattacatgttatgtagtaatattaatgctgtgtgcagagcaagaaacatgtgaggagaagacgcattgtagttccatcttactaacagggtctcagacaatgatcatgcagctttgtcatcatcAGCCTCTTGTAGGATTCTACTATATTAGAAGTATCGCACGCGCTCTAGACTTTACATTGTGGACCGTTGGAGAAGCCAAAGTATAGAACCTCTTGTAtcagaacaataaagcagaagagcCTGAACACATCACTTCATTTTTTTTCGAGCCTGTTTCACATTCCAGGTTCTGTATGTGCCGTGTGCAGGCACATCCTAATGCCATATATACATGTGATAGTCAGTCCGTCCAATAGTCCAATCCATATTTTAGCCCCATTTGCGATGGTGAGAGGATTCATCTATAtgctctcctcagtcagtaagtaacggccgttttctgtgattgtttttaattctctatatttccccttctgtgatgcatttatattagtgtagggacccactacaacgcaaggaaccgtgaagtggttagtgggctcatgtatcttggccaacatccaaccaatgccttgcatttattatctatcattcacatgcagcgtggctttaagactccaggggtgCCCAGgggggcagtaccaatgtggttcactgatggatatgcagggcaacccgctgaattattatggcgtcattaataggttgctagtctgcatggtgaactacatatatcagaatggtctggcactttgtatccactctgtgtgggagtatacgccaagcagtcacccccctcattatcaggaggcagtgtgagtggtggtCTCATCGGTGTATAGGTGTAACACAGGTGTAATTTGCTCCGCCATTTGGTAGTCAgcctacctgcatggtgagaggaggatgcatctatatgcactccttactcagtattTTACTATTAGTAGAAGAGCAGAGAGCGCTGACAACATTgtagcagcctgggttggtactacagACAGTGAATTCAGGgggagctttgcctgcagtaccaacccaggcctctgTATTATGGGCAGCGCTGTCTCCTCCCAGCACTGCCAGCAGGCCCAGTGAATAGCTGTATTTCCTGCATAGCAGGAGTTTGGGGTTTATATTATGTctgtataactttttattcatgtatttttggggggtgagaCGTAGAAATGTCAGcattgtgttttgggtttttacTGACTTTACTATGCAGCATAAATCGCTTGAGAAAATTATACTCCGGATCAGCACGAttagagcaataccaaatttatacagtcctaatgttttactacttttgtaaagaggggcatacattgaactcacagggccccacagcaaaactcagaattaAATTAGGGACAACATATCTAtaacagtggctcagctctagtatacctctaatacaatcatatcatagagatgctagattctacactgtgatagtgattacagtgctgttacctccagtgatcacatgtgacatCTCCTCTGATTGATGATTGCTGGTTTCGTTTTTGTTCTTTGTCTGGGTCCAGACTGCCACTAAGATTTCTTCTTGCCATGATTCATCCCTGCACATTCCCCATCCTACCACTAGCTCTCACTATCGCTCCATAGtattggtgtctcctctgtggccccagaaagtacCGCTGTCCCCTCTCCGTGTCCCTACAGACTACTGTTGTCCCCTCTGCGGTGCCACAAACTACTGATGCCCCTTCTGTGTCTTTCCTTCCCCCTGAATGTCTGACTAACAGGTGCAGCATAAATCTCTATGTAACCTGCTGGTAGGGGGCGCTGCTCTCTCAGGCTTCTAATACACAGCTGAGTGTGATCTCGAGTTGTGAAAcccagactgatatcgcactcgtcaaCCTGTGATTCACCCACGGACGGATACAaggcatttttctttaaaaacgcctcccatcacttcaggtagattgcaggaaggaggtggagaggagaaggcggCTTCTACACTGATGGATCCAGACCAGCAGGAATGTAAGTTCCAGACTTGTGAAGGGGAAGGGATGTCCGCAGAGGGACAGGCGGCGGGTCCTACACAACCCGCAGCAGTGACATCGTCTGCTTACATTGGAGACACATCATTGTTTTCAGACCAGAAATACTTctttaaaacaatatatataattttatgagAATTCCTACATTCAAAAAAccatcacatttttattttttaagtcggCTGTTTTTTCaggacaagctgcagtttttaatgGTATAACTTTTTGGTTCatagatcgctttttattccattttatgtAAGTTGTGATGTACAAAATTAGCCATTTTGGGcaattaatttacattttattcagtttttaccaggtaagttttaattttttatttattgaagttgttatgaatgcagcaataccaattctaggtggtgggggtgggggttaatttgtaagttttttttaaataagggacAAAAGTGGAGAAGTTTTTTAAagtagtttttacatttttttttatatctttttgcactttttacatTTGCCCTTTCTGAGACATGAACTTCACCAGCTTTGAGCGCTGATAGAACGCACAGCAAGCCTTCAGTATTGTCATGTATTCTACAAGCCTAATGGACCCTACCTCTGCCAGGGCATAAATGGCTGACTTGGAGGTCATTGTTAGGCATCTGCATGACACAGCAACTGATCAGAACCTTGTGATGGCATCACGGGGGGTCCGATGTGTGCCAGAGGAAGCCTCCTTCCCTGTCAGCCCTTTCAGATGCTACAGTCACACTcaccatggcatctaagtggttaaactgCCAAGATCGGA
This region of Eleutherodactylus coqui strain aEleCoq1 chromosome 5, aEleCoq1.hap1, whole genome shotgun sequence genomic DNA includes:
- the LOC136628957 gene encoding protein kinase C delta type-like produces the protein MVERRVLQLASGSPFLLHGQFAFQTKDLVLLGMEYINCGDFDELLQRKGCLDSPCARFYTAELVCGIQHLHTKGIVHR